In Arachis stenosperma cultivar V10309 chromosome 1, arast.V10309.gnm1.PFL2, whole genome shotgun sequence, one DNA window encodes the following:
- the LOC130933472 gene encoding LOW QUALITY PROTEIN: uncharacterized protein LOC130933472 (The sequence of the model RefSeq protein was modified relative to this genomic sequence to represent the inferred CDS: substituted 2 bases at 2 genomic stop codons): protein MNLTLEELQFLNIPEILRKSISIPKKSSKTFYLTTLTLIFPLSFAILAHSLFTHPLIAQFXNPYXDSSQANHEWTLLLTIQFCYFLFLFAFSLLSTNAVVFIVTFLYPNKDVFFFSIVFAISKVFKHLFITYFWVTLLIFIYKFVFVIFLVLLIITIDILPFLYYFFAIIVGVLIVMNLVGL from the coding sequence atgAATCTAACACTAGAGGAGCTGCAATTCCTAAACATCCCAGAAATCTTGAGAAAATCAATCTCAATTCCAAAAAAATCATCGAAAACGTTCTACCTcacaaccctaaccctaatttttccTCTCTCATTCGCAATCCTTGCACACTCACTCTTCACACACCCACTCATCGCTCAGTTTTAGAACCCTTATTAAGACTCTTCTCAAGCTAACCATGAATGGACTCTTCTCCTCACAATCCAATTCTGCtactttctcttcctcttcgccttctctcttctctccacCAACGCCGTCGTTTTCATCGTCACTTTCCTCTACCCCAACAAAgatgttttctttttctccatTGTCTTTGCAATTTCCAAAGTCTTCAAACATTTGTTTATCACTTATTTCTGGGTCACACTTTTGATATTCATCTATAAATTTGTCTTCGTGATTTTCTTGGTTTTGCTTATTATAACAATTGATATCCTTCCCTTCCTCTACTATTTTTTTGCTATTATTGTGGGTGTGTTGATCGTTATGAATTTGGTGGGATTGTGA